Genomic segment of Passer domesticus isolate bPasDom1 chromosome 4, bPasDom1.hap1, whole genome shotgun sequence:
CAAGCCCATAGCATGGGCCTTCCAGGCCAAAATGATGAATTGTGCCACAGAAGAGAGGTAAATATCAGCTGTCTTTCCCACCAGAACACTGTCTGTAGATGAATTTGAGTCACTTGCAACAGCAACaaaggaggaggcagagctcCCAAAGCCTACAGAGCTGCCTGACTGATCCCAGTGGTGCAGGGTCTCCTGTCAGTGATGCACCAAACCCCTGCCAGGATGGTTGGGGTAGGGGGGGAGTATGGCATACCCTTCTGGAATAAAGTTAGTACCTTAAATATATCCTCTGTGATTGTTTTATCACCTCCATGTGAACTTGCAAGAAGAGAAGCCATGCTAAAGCAAAGTTTATGCCTCATGTCAAAGATATTGtgatatatattaaaaattaccCTCTTGCAGACTTTTTTTTGTATCTTTCAATAtatgctttttttctgcttgtagAAATAAAGAACAACAGCAATATAATGGTAAAATATCATCCTAAATTCTGGACAGAGGGAATTTATCAATGCTGTAGGCAGACAGAAAAATTAGCACCTGGCTGTGAAAGATACAGTCTTTTTGAAAACAGTAAGTACATATGTTTTCTTATTAAGTTTTTCTGGCATATCAAAAAAAACCTTATGCAAAAAGATTGAGCTACAAATATTGCCAGCTCTTCAGTTATTTATTAAAACCTCTGCATATCCATGTGAAAGAATAATAATTGCATTGCATTCAGTGTTCCTACACCTAGTTAAAAATGGTACAAGAACGTTTAATATGTTTACAGACACTGGACTGAATTTCCTTAGAGGTTTGTAAGTGTCCTTGTGCTGAACCTGGATGAGCTGTGAGTTCCTCCAGCTTCCAGATTGCAGGTTCTGCTGATTCAGCAGTGGATTCTATAGCATGcactgctgtggcactgcaatATTGTCCAACAAAGGAGCTAGTAATTATCAGTCCTTGATTTAAGAAAAATTCTGTATTAGGGAAAGAAATTGAGCCATTTCTTATCTCCCAGTTAAATCTGTGGTACCCAATGATTTCTTATGTCTGCACAGGCAGTCAGGGGGACCTGGGGATTTAGTAGCATTAGAAGACTTGCAGAATAAACAGGGGCTCATGGCTGATCTGATTCAGCAAAGTGAAAAGCATGACCTATAGCTCAACCTTTTAAATGTGTGAAAAAATTAGTGCAGGagaaaaatagttttggatCTCAGAGGTGTAATAAGAAAATACATACAACTGCTATGCATTATTTAGCAAAGCAGGGTTCAGgggcttttgttttttaaaaggacAGATGTTAATACTAACAGACTTTTAGATCATCATGCTGACAAGAACACAGCTTCATTTTCTTATGCCTTTTTTATCTCtatccttttttatttctcatatttttttGCATCTGAGGGCTGGTTCAGAGCTCTCTGTGGCATGCTCTGGTGTGGCATAGATGTTGCCAAATCTATTGGTCAATGTAACCTCCTGGCTGATTTAGGATGTTTTTGCAAGAATATTTAGTTATTTTTCCTATAGTTGGAGTTGTCTTTGCTTTCTGAATTTCTAAGCCATATTGAAGGCTAGTTCAAGCCTAACCTAAAATGTAAACCTTCtatttagttttaaaatttatagctAAATAAATAGGCACAAATCCTCTCCTGTGCTTTGTTTCTAGATGTAATGAGATTATCCTCCTCGATGCCAGAAAAAAGTGCGGTAGGTAGAATCTTTAAAATATTGAACAGATAATTACTGCTTTTTGAAAAAGCGCTTACATTTCTCAAAATACTTGCTGTATCCTGGAGCAAAGGTCTATTTCTGGATGCATCAATGGGCATCATGCTCTATCTCAgagtgaaaaaaatcccactgaaatttaGCTGCATGGCTGGTGGAGAATGCGGGAAAAGAGCAAATGCCAGCCAGCTTTGCTCTTtactggcagctgcagggctgcagcagaaaCCAGCCCCATGGATGGTACCTGCGTGGTTTGCTGCCAcagagcccagctgcccccaggcCACCACAGGACTAGCCAAACTTTTGCCTCCAGGATGCACTGGTGTGATGGGAAGGGTGAGTGGGGCGGGAAGGTGGAGCAGTGTGGGATGATAATTTAATAATGTGGTGTTGTTTTCAGCGAAGGCCTCCTCCACCTGTTCCTCCAGTTGAAGAAAATGGGAATGAAGAGGAGGAGATAGTGGTAGCAATGTATGACTTTGAACCTACAGAACACCATGATTTAAGACTAGAGAAAGGTGAAGAATATACAGTGATTGAGAAGAACGACATCCATTGGTGGAGGGCAAGAGACAAATATGGGTAAGAATTAGTTCCTTATTTTTTGTTATAAACTTTATCAGTCTATTTTCATATTGTAGAAGTTCATATTGACTATGTGTCAACAAATAACTGCATTAGAGCCTACATTAGGCCCAGGCTCTGAAATCTCATCCATATATTCTCATGCAGAAGCCAATTTTTAAAAGGGCAGTACTTGATAGAAAGATTGTGGGACCCAAGTGCAAAGACAGTTGCAAAACTGGAAGCCTTTCCAATTATATTTACTTTCCAATTTTATAGTTTCCCAATTAAAGACCCAGCCATCCTTTAAAACCTCACTAGACTGGTAAAGTAttcccacttccctggggaacaTCTCATTAGGGAGCAATATGGTTAACATTTAGCTCAGCAGACTAACTTCCAGACTTGAATAATCATCATTTTACTTAATAGCTGGATCATTAGGGACAATCTTTGAATAAGTTGAGAGGGAATTGCAGTGAGATGCTGTAATGACTACAACTTCACATTCCCTGTATTAGAATTTTCCCTGCGGTTTCAAAGATGAAAGTTTTCATATTTCAATATTTATCAGGTTCCTGTTGCCATATGTTATGGTAATTGTGAGTTatcaggctgtgccaggctccaCACATATTTCCCCTGACTGACTGGGACTTCTGACTGCAGAAGAGTGATGGAGCAGCAGAGGGTTACTCACTCTCCTTCATCCCTTCTGCTGGTTTGCTTGGACACTTCTGCTAAAAGTCAATGTCAACTGATGATGCTGAAAATTAGTTTCTGAATAATCAGTAGTAGAGTGGGTGGGTCAGTAATTAATAAATTACATTGAGAGACCTCTGGTAATTAGCAGAATGAAACAACTATCTTCTAGGCATGCAATTTTGCATGTTTTCACTCATatgatatattttatattttcttagaAAACAAGGATATATTCCAAGCAACTATGTAACAGGAAAGAAGTCCAACAACCTTGATCAATATGAGTAAGTGAATGCTTGAATTAAAATCTGGAATATCATGAAATGAAACCTATGCTTCAAGAATGACAATGTATTTTTAGCATTTTGAAAGCAACTGTTCACATATGGTAGCACCTAGAGGTTAAATTTAATCAACTGAAAGAGGCATATCTTTTTCAGATTCTCCTCATTGATTCTGTTGGGATTTATAATGTAGAGTCAAGTCAGTGAGACAGGCATCAGCATGTACTGTTTAGGCTATCAAGGTTAAAGCAAAAATCCCCTCTTAATTCTCTGGTAGACAAAGGGAGACTTTGAAGGAAATGTACCCATTTTAAGTGTGTTAAATGTTGTTTTAATAGTAAGTGACATGTCTCTCCAAAGTTTGTAGCAGTAAACAGTAGAGGAGAAAACAGTGTAAGTCACTCCAAATAAACATAAAAGACTGGATATTTTGGAAGCTCTAGTTTTCAGGAAAATATGTAACTCAAAGCATTTCAGATTTCAATACAACTTAACAGCTATAAATGTCTAGCTcattttttaatggtttttccAGTTGATATTTAATTAGGGAGTACTTATTTAAGAGCATCAGGGTAAAATTTAACATGATAGTCTCCAAACCTGTTCTTGATCAAACATCATTATAGGATCAACTGTTATGCCTGAGAATTTAAGATACACTTCATGTGCTAAAATGGAGCTGTAAGAAAATagtaaataaaaccaaatttcAAAGCTATGTTAATAGTTCCAGAACTTTACTCTCAGTTACATATGGTTCCTACTTGCCATGGtttgacaaaataatttcatctgGGATTTTGCCCTTAGCTTGACTAGAGGGAATTCTTTGTTGCTTTCTCATCTTAGAAACTCTTGCTAagagctctgctcagctctgggctgggctgcagggctggcagaaagggaaggaaggaactgGACTGCCTTATCTGGTCCAGCCACTTTGTGCTTTTACCACCTTGGGGCCAAACTTCTGAGTCtctgtgcagcccagggagcaTTACTCCAGGTCATGTACCAACTGCAAGAAACCACTGTCTCCAGAACATGCAGAATCTGATTAAAGGCTGCCGTGCCACTTCCCTGCTTGGTTACTGAAATAACAGCATAGCTCAAAACAACTGCACCACACCATTTGCAAACTgcctggttttcctttttttattattctctgTGACTGGCTGACTTGCCGGTGCTTCTGTAGCTGCTTTAACCTGCccaagcagcacagagctcagagatgtgcagccatggcacttaattcagaatttcagcctCCCCTTTGCTATGTAGGTCCTCTCTGGGAGCCCAGAGGTGTAGAGATACTGAATGACAGGGCAGTCTGACAGCCAGCTCCATGGGTGGCTTGACTGGTGTGCAGGCAGCTGCTTCGCCAGGGCTGCCAGCCTTCCCCTTGGGCTGCTCTTCACAGCAACTACTGCCATCAGCCTGGACGTGTTTGACAAGTGTTTTGTTCCAAAAACTTACATCAGTTCCCTGAGTTTTATGGGCTTTTGTGGGATCTCCATGGATTGGTTTCAGAACTTTTTTATGGGACAACTGCACAGTGTAGCAGAGACTGATTTTTGCATGTTATCAAAGGTTCAATTCTTGATCTTCATTtatcataaaattattttatctctAGGTTCATAATAGTTTGCTTAAAGCAGTTTAGGTAAATCATGCAACTTGGGGAAGTTTTATTTACTGTTGTTGTGTTGCAGGTGGTACAGCCGAAACCTGAACAGAagcaaggcagagcagctcctcagaAATGAGGTGAGCACAGCAGCCTTACAGTTTCAACTgcgaaattaaatttaaatagcTTCTTTAGTTAAAGCACAGGCTTATTTTGGCAAGTGCATGTCCTGGAACCGAGTGAAAGAATCATGTAGCTTAAAACCACTTGCTCAAAGCTGTCAATGTGCTTGTGTTTTAGGATAAAGAAGGTGGTTTTGTCGTGAGAGACtccagccagcctggcctgtATACTGTTTCCCTTTACACAAAATTTGGAGGGTGAGTTTCTGTGGCTTCTCTGCACACTTTGTGCCATCTGAATCCATTTGTATCTGTATCCAAATGCATTGGCTGGGGGAAAGCCAGGAGAAGGCTCAATAAAGGAACAAGGGCTGCTGTGATAGAAAAGGCGGGTGACTAAAACAAACTTTTCAACTCCATGGTTAGTTCCCATTTGTTTAATCCAGCGTAGACCTTAACCCCCACACACAGGAGGAGGTTTTGCTCTCCCACTCCATCTGGTCTCTTCTTTCCTGCCAGCCTGTATGTGTGAGCTGGACTGGGGAACTCACTGGGCTGAAAATTAACCTTTTCTGGGTTAATCTTCAACTTGGTTTGAGAACTGAGGTGAAGGCAAGTTGCCAGGGCTTAGGATATTTGATATTCAAGCCGTTCCCAAAGCATGTGGTactctgcagctgtgctggcactttcAGTTTACTTTTCCTTGTAAATGTGCTCTTCTTAAAAAATTCACTACAAATGACATGATAATATTACaaattgttattgttgttatttttttttccagggaagGTTCATCAGGAATAAGACACTATCATATAAAAGAAACAGTGACATCGCCAAAACAGTACTACCTCGCAGAAAAACATCTCTTTAACTCCATTCCAGAAATAATTGAATATCACAGCCATAATGCAGCAGGTAGATGGATTGGATTCTTTCTATCACTTAAGGCTGATTTGAAAAGGAGTTTGAGacattttattgttttaatgaaattttggggggttttgtggatcCTTCCTTTTCAGGAAAGACATGAAACACTGCAGTTTCACATTATTTCAATGTAGACAATGATTTGAAAGGTTTTGtgcatgtatatatgtatacatatgaTGTATAAAATGTTACTTCCCCAGAATAACAGGAGAATAGTTGTATCAAGTCAGGAAAACTAGCCCCCTTATCTCCCACATAGTGTTTCTGTCAGTTACCTGTAACCCACAGTAGATGGATAGGGATGGTACTTCCCCAGAACACTCTCCAGGTCCTATCTTTTTACTTGCTGGTCACTGCCACTTGAAATAATCTAACTTTCCCATATAGCAAACAGTTGAGGGGAACAATAATTTGTTGTTTAGAAAATCCCTACTCCAGATTCATAGCTGATGGCTGATGCTGGTCTCTGTCCCCTGTATGGAATGGGGAGAGGATAGGGATTGGGTTTAAGGCACAGATACTAATACTTCTTTTTTCCAAGTCTGGTCTGTGCACAAATCTCACTCAAGAACTGTAATTTCCAGATCTTTACATCAAACTCAGATGGCCCAGCACTTCCTGATGGCATTCTGGAAAACATGCCCCAAAACCATACTCCTGCTTTTCATTTATTATAACTGATTTTTCTACATATTCTTAATTGGAGTCTGCAGTGAACAAGAGGCTGAGTTGCTGCCTGGTGCTGTTTCAGAAGTAAACTGTGTCTCTTGAATTGTCATTGAATCTCAGGTCTCGTTACCAGGCTGCGTTACCCGGTGACCCCAAAGAGGACGACAGCACCGACAACGGCAGGATTCAGCTATGGTGATTGCCTGTTATGTTCATCTACACTTATTCTAATGATTTTGTGTATGCTGAGGTGCTACAATACTTTCTAGAAGTTTTGAAAAGATCTGATTCTGTGCTGTGATTGGCTATATGAACTTACGCTGGTCCAAGCTGTACTTTCAAGACCCTTGCAGAGGCACCACGTGCCACTGGtactccagcaaaatttggtatTTTCCTCCATGCTTTCTGCCATGGCTATCTTGAGCTCTTATTAGAGGGCTGTGCTTTTGGTTCCTTCATTAGTCTCCAGACTTGTGACTCAAACTTGACCCTTTGATCTTTGTTGAGGGGttactgttttaaaatataaatttataataGCCATTTTTCAAGTGTGGTGATGTGAGCAACTTCTATGTGTTGGCACAACTTTGTGGTGGCATTCTGTTGAAATCAAATCTGATAGTATCAGTACGTAATTACTGGCATAGGAAAGTTTGAATTTTGACCTCTGTGTTAGTACTTGCTTAAAGATCATGTCCATCTAAAAGTTTTTGTGATGTACTGAAGTGTTCAGTTTTCAAGTTAATTCTCAGACATTTTCTACCTAAATCCCTTAATTTGCTATTAGCCCagtttctctttcctcttccttATCCTCTACCAGCTCAGTAGGTTCCTTAACTGTTTGTtaacttgttttgttttgtagagAAATGGGAGATTAACCCCTCAGAACTGACATTcatgagggagctggggagcgGTCTGTTCGGCGTGGTGCGCCTCGGGAAGTGGAGGGCACAGTACAAAGTGGCCATCAAGGCAATTCGGGAAGGTGCCATGTATGAAGAGGACTTCATTGAAGAAGCTAAAGTAATGATGTGAGTTGTGTGGTTAGCACTTTGATTTCCAGTCCTAGGCCTCTGATGCTGCATACCGATGATAAACAAACACTGGGGGAGGTGTTATTTCTGCAGTTTCATGTGCTAGAGAACTAGCACTGGGTGGAGGAAGTAATAACGACATGATCTCAATCTTTTCAGGAGGCTAACACATCCTAAACTAGTTCAGCTGTATGGTGTGTGCACACAACAGAGGCCCATTTACATCGTGACAGAGTTCATGGAGCATGGCTGCCTTCTCAATTACCTGAGACAAAAACGGGGAGTTTTGAGTAAAGACACTCTGCTTACTATGTGCCAGGATGTATGTGAGGGAATGGAGTACCTGGAGAGGAACAGCTTTATCCACAGAGACCTGGTAACATCCCATTAGGCAATACACTCCtctttgaaattttaatttttgaatcTACCTATTCCTTGTTGAAATTATCTGTTTGTATACAACTGCTTCTTTTCTTGCAGAAAATTAAATGGATGAAGTTGGCTCTTTATGGTTTAGTCAAGTCTCTAAAACTGCTCTGTACAGAAAATCATGCGAGATTTTCCTCTCTcaagaaaaaggaataaaatctcTCTGAAATGTTTATAAATAGTAGCAATTTGTGCTGATATAACAGCCTATCTCCTTTCTCTATTGGTGCCATTTTCACCACACATTAATCCCTTGAGATAATTTTTTCCTAGTGATCTTTTACACAATAGTGTAGTTGTGAAAATGGTACTGTCAAGAGGAGATGCACATGTACTTTTTATAATGAGAATGCACCATGGTGCACCATTTACAATGTGGTAAATGGCTTAATTTGCTAAGCAATGAATAAAAAGACATGATAATGATAAGACTGCTGTAATTTGTCTGCAAGAGACTCCAAGTTTTCATCCAGCTCTAACCATTCTCATTGCAGGCTGCCAGGAACTGCTTAGTGAGTGACTCAGGAGTGGTCAAAGTCTCGGATTTTGGAATGACGAGGTATGTGTGAGTGTGCAAAGGCATTTATGGAGATTTGGAAAAATTGACCTAAGCCTTGTACTTAGCCCAAAGGCAACACAGACCAAGTAAAATTGCATACAAAAATGATCTTTTTTGACTTCTTTATTAAACAGTCTTTGATGGGATTTATTTTGCCTTTCTCTTTTCTAGTGCCTTTAATGTTTGCTTGTTCTGTGTTGATTTCCTtactcatttaaaaaaagacagagTTTGTGCttcagagagcagagctgctgcagagataATAGTTAAACTGAATTTTGTTAAATAGATGTTAGAAAGAGGCTGTTCAGTGAGTTTGGGATTCTCTTGGGATAGACGATTCAGAGCTGTGCTAGCTGAAgggctgggagatgctgagatCTGGAGGGGGGCTAATTTCCTGCCCTTGTTAGAGCCTGTGTGGGTGATGTGTGGGTGAGGCAGTGGTGGGAGCAGCTCTTCCAAGAAAGGTGTTAAAGCACCGTGGTTTGACTTTTGCCACATCTCTGTGTTGCTAAGTTTCTATGTCCCCTGACAACTGAACTCAGACTGGCTGGTGAAAAACAGAACAtgaaatttctgcttttccctcattttctctcttattAGAGACGTTTAACTTGCAGGTGGCCTAGACCTGTGTTGTATAGCTAatacatcattaaaaaaaaaaaagaaaaaaagaaaatctggggTAATATGAAAAATGAACAGAGTCGTGGCTGAAGCAGTAGTACTGCCCTAGGGAAGCTAGTTTTATCTTGTGCTGCTAACGTCCATGGCCATTAGGTGGCAATATGAGCTTCTAATACTCCAAACCAAagctaaattaaaatttacaggTTTGGAAGCTGACAGAAGGATATAATGtctctcatttttttccctttttttttttttttttcctttttttttttttttttctttttttaaggtaTGTCCTTGATGACCAATACACAAGTTCTTCAGGGGCTAAATTTCCTGTGAAATGGTGCCCCCCAGAAGTCTTTAATTACAGCCGATTCAGCAGCAAGTCAGATGTCTGGTCATTTGGTAAGATATTCATCATGGAAAGAAAgtgtattttttatattttatcagTAGCAGTTAAGCTCTGGTTATCAGGAAGGATTCAGACATCTGAGAAGAACCTCAGAGAAGCCATTTGCCATGGTTTTATTAGTGATAAAGTTCCACAGACACATTTAGTTCTGTTATTCATTAAAACACATGCTGCTAGAATAACACTTTTTCAGTGATGATACATGTGAAAAGTGTCTAGAATATGGATCTCAAACTATTTATCTATCAGAAAGCCTGAGTCCAGGGCTCAAAATAAACACATATGTTTAAGACGttagttattttcttttttttccccaggtgt
This window contains:
- the TEC gene encoding tyrosine-protein kinase Tec isoform X2, translating into MVKYHPKFWTEGIYQCCRQTEKLAPGCERYSLFENNVMRLSSSMPEKSARRPPPPVPPVEENGNEEEEIVVAMYDFEPTEHHDLRLEKGEEYTVIEKNDIHWWRARDKYGKQGYIPSNYVTGKKSNNLDQYEWYSRNLNRSKAEQLLRNEDKEGGFVVRDSSQPGLYTVSLYTKFGGEGSSGIRHYHIKETVTSPKQYYLAEKHLFNSIPEIIEYHSHNAAGLVTRLRYPVTPKRTTAPTTAGFSYEKWEINPSELTFMRELGSGLFGVVRLGKWRAQYKVAIKAIREGAMYEEDFIEEAKVMMRLTHPKLVQLYGVCTQQRPIYIVTEFMEHGCLLNYLRQKRGVLSKDTLLTMCQDVCEGMEYLERNSFIHRDLAARNCLVSDSGVVKVSDFGMTRYVLDDQYTSSSGAKFPVKWCPPEVFNYSRFSSKSDVWSFGVLMWEVYTEGKMPFEKNSNYEVVTMVSQGHRLYRPKLACKQMYEMMMMCWQEKPEERPTFEELLHAIIDIAEGEDAF
- the TEC gene encoding tyrosine-protein kinase Tec isoform X1, which encodes MNTTTILQEILIKRSQQKKRTSPLNYKERLFVLTKSMLTYYEGRAEKKYRKGSVDISRIKCVEVVKSDGIIPCQNKYPFQVVYDANTLYIFAPSAQSRDQWVRNLKEEIKNNSNIMVKYHPKFWTEGIYQCCRQTEKLAPGCERYSLFENNVMRLSSSMPEKSARRPPPPVPPVEENGNEEEEIVVAMYDFEPTEHHDLRLEKGEEYTVIEKNDIHWWRARDKYGKQGYIPSNYVTGKKSNNLDQYEWYSRNLNRSKAEQLLRNEDKEGGFVVRDSSQPGLYTVSLYTKFGGEGSSGIRHYHIKETVTSPKQYYLAEKHLFNSIPEIIEYHSHNAAGLVTRLRYPVTPKRTTAPTTAGFSYEKWEINPSELTFMRELGSGLFGVVRLGKWRAQYKVAIKAIREGAMYEEDFIEEAKVMMRLTHPKLVQLYGVCTQQRPIYIVTEFMEHGCLLNYLRQKRGVLSKDTLLTMCQDVCEGMEYLERNSFIHRDLAARNCLVSDSGVVKVSDFGMTRYVLDDQYTSSSGAKFPVKWCPPEVFNYSRFSSKSDVWSFGVLMWEVYTEGKMPFEKNSNYEVVTMVSQGHRLYRPKLACKQMYEMMMMCWQEKPEERPTFEELLHAIIDIAEGEDAF